A region of the Mycteria americana isolate JAX WOST 10 ecotype Jacksonville Zoo and Gardens chromosome 24, USCA_MyAme_1.0, whole genome shotgun sequence genome:
CAGTCCGACCCGTCTCCTGTAATCCAGCGCGGCGGCAGGGTTTAATTAATTAATGGGGGTTGGAGGCGCGGGGAGCTGGTGGAAAGCGATGCCGGGGGACTGAGAGCGGAGCAGTGGGATCCcatccaccccccccccggtgttTGGCCGAGGATTCAGGGGGACCGGGGATGCTGGGCTGCGGAGCGTGGTGTTTTCCGGCGCAGCGGGAGGAAACGGCACGTGGGATGGAGGGAAGACCGGGGAGATCTCCACCATTAAATGTTTACCGCGCCTGGGGAGACAATGTTTTTGTGTCAAAGGAAACTTGTAGCGAGACGGCTACAAGATAATATGGCcctggcgaggaggaggaggaggaggaagaggaggcggaGGTGCCTCTGCTCTCAGCTGGAGCTTTGCGGAGCCCTCCCCTCGCGCTGCACGCGTGCTCCGCGCTGCCCCATGAATTATTtaagtgcttttgctttcctgcatGAAATATTCAGCCCGCTGCCGAGGGAGCTGGGGGGTGGTTGGGGGGGGTACGAGCGCATGGAGCCGCTGGTGGGTACCCGGCGATTGGGACGGTCGGGGGAGAAGAGGGATCTTTGGGGCAGGTAGAAATAACCCCGGGACGGCGTCGCTGCTGGATTCGGCCCCTCTGCCGTCAATGAGCTGCCAGCCCGCGctcacccagcagctctgccacgGCACGTGccagcgccgccggccccgggtgCTGGCAAGATGACGGGGTCTCGTGTTCGCCCCTGCAGACAGGAGCTTTAATTGATGCTTTTTAACGAGAGGGCCGGACTCTGCTCTCGCTTGCGCCTGCCATGGTGTAGGAGATGTTTTACGGGGGGTCCTCGTGGGACGGGGGGATGAGGTTGCAGCAGGGTGTTGGATGAGATGCTCGTGGGtgccggcccggcggggaggaACGCCAAACCTGCCGGCGGAGGTGCCGGCAGGGCTGCCTGTCCTGCCGGCGCTGGATTTGGCCCTCggctctcgtgccctgcagcagCGTGGCCGGGATGCTGCTGTGCCCCGGTGCTGGCACGTATccatccccagggcagggacTTCGGCCGTGTCACCGCATCCCCACCTCGCGCAGGATGTCTGAATGTCCCTTTGGCCTTTGGCCGAGCCCTCACACCACCGCTCAGGGCTGCAAAACGCCCCCGAAACCTGCAAAATGGGTGGTAAAACCCCCAAAAAAGGGCTGTGACTGTCCCCCAAAGCCACCGTTGGGACCACAACCCCGCCACGCTCTTCCGGAGCAGGGAGGGACTCAGTGAAAGCAACGCCTGGTTGCTCTTTTTCGGTGGAAGAAGCTCGTTTTCAAGGgcgttttcattaaaaagaagaagggggagaaaaaaaacccaagccctgaGCAGGGCTGGAAACTTCAGCGACAGGAAGGAAACGGGGTGGTTTATTTCGGTCTCGAATTTGCTCGTCGGGGCAAGGCTTGCCTCTTCCGTGCACCGATAGCAGCCCCTCCGTGAACAATGGAGTCGCGGGGCCCTTCCCGGCAGGAAAGCGGCTCGTTCCGGTGAAATCTCCTGGTCGGTGTTGAGTCAGCAGGTCCTGGTGGGGCAGAGCGTGGTGCGGAGGGTGCCGGGTTAAGCGGCCCGGTGCTGAGCTGGAGCGAACGTGCCGGGAGGTGAGCTTGGGTTTCCTTGGGGTTTGCAGCGAGCGACCTGCAAAACagcccatgggtgctggagaaggagcAGGTTGCATTTTTGGGGTCTAGGAAAGACCTCCCACCACCAAGCACCGcttcgtgcctcagtttccccccatgAGCGATGCTCATCCCCCCGGTCCCTTACAGGAGAGGGCTGCGGGGCAGCCGGGCGTTATTCAGTGCCGGGAGCAGAGGGCTGATCTGTTACTACAGTCGCTAACTGGGAGCTGTGGGCACGCGGGGCAGCTCGCAAGAGCCAGCAGTTCCTATTTTTTATGGGCTCCATAGGTGGAGTTTGCACTTGCTTTATGGCTGCGGTCACCCAACAGAGAGCTCAGGAGTGGGAAATCCGATTTATCCGGGCACCGCTCCCAGCAGGGAGCCCGGGACACCCCGCAACCGCTGCGGGTTGTGAGGGAGGGGACTTCCAGGGCACCAACGCCGTGGCAAAGCCCGGCTCATTCCAGAAGAGGCTGCCCGCCACAGGCAGAGCGGGTCCCCCTTTACAGCCAAGGGAGCAAAGATGGAGCCGTGCTGCCTCTGCCCGTCCCTCCGGGCTCGGCTCCGGCAGCATCTCTTGCACGGGGCCATCGGCATTAAATGAGCCCAACCCGCCCGGGAGCTGCCGATGGCTCTGCGAGAGCAGCCTCTGCTTTGTCATTTCTGTCTTATTAAGCGCGAGAGCCTCAGCTCGAAGCTCACGCTGGCAAAAATCAATGTTTTCGCATTGAAGGAAATACTTACAAACCTCTGTGTTTTTCCTGAGGGCCGTAAATAATGCCACACGCGGCAGCTCGCATGGTGACGGTGACGGCGGCTCTGTTACCGCTCACTTAGTTCACGCCCTCGCAGAGCCTCAGCCGCCCTCGGGCTCGGGGAGCCGGAGGCTGGAAGATGCCCGGGAAGCCGGGGCTCAGCTTTCACCATCGCCCGTGCACCATTGCCCTTGCACGACCGGCTGCAGTGAGACGGAGCCCTGGCCACAGCGGGGTATCCGAGCCCCGCGGGAAGCCGGGGTTTGCTCCCCAGAGCCCGGCATGTGCTCCGTGGTGGTAGGGACGGGATGGAGGATCCCTGGAGGGGGTCCGGGACTGGGTGGTGGCTCAGCCGCGGGGATCCACGGGGCTGCCCACGATGGAGATGAACTTGGTTCTGTGCTAGAATAACCCTAACTCTCCTCTCCGTATCCACGGCCAATTTATCCCCCTCCATTCTCACACCAGCAGCAtcctttagcttaaatagctcttCTCGCCTCCCTGGTGACGTATTTATAGCGCGATCCCACCCCTTCCCCGCTCTCGCTTTGCCAGGCTGACTGTGCCACGTGCAGGCTCTTGTATAAGCAACCTCCATCTCTGCCCGTCCATCCTAGCGCGGGAGCTGGTTGTTATCGTGCTGTTCTCGCCTCTCTGTGATTTGTAGCTCTGCGATTTCCTGGGGCAAGATGCATCTCCAGGGTCAGTGGCGTTTTATTCATTCACAGCAGTTTTTAAAGCCGTAATCTGCCCGAGATGATGGATTGGGTCCCGCCAGGGTGCGGGGAGTCGGGCTGTAGGTGAGCGAGGGGTGAGGTTTCTGGCTTGCTGAATTATTCACCTCCATGCAGTGCTCGTGCCGGCTCCAGAGGAAGCTGAGACGGCAGCAGAACAAGTCCGAGCTCTGACGGCGTGGGCGTACCGGGGCGGGCAGCACCGGGGAAAAGGGCTTCAATGCACATCAGTGGGTGCTGCAAACCGGCCGTGCCGTCCCGGCCTCGGCAGGTGCCGGGCTGTACACCAGCACATGGCTGTGCCGGCTGCAGTGGGTGACTCAGCCGTCACCTGGGTTGTCCCCAACTCACCCTGCAGGAAATGAGTCAggttttaaggaagaaaaatgttaaaatgatgGGGCAAGAGTCCTTCCTGTACAGGGAGGAGGGCGGTGCCAGTCGCAAGAGGGAGATGGGGATGGAAGGTCACGGGCCACGCTCAGGTATGGAGACCTCGCTCGCCTCCGACGCTGCCTGTCGTGCTGTAGCTTCTCCCCAGAGTTTGTGGGAAGGAAGATGGGAACACCCTGTAACTCATCCCACCAACAAAACCCGGGGCGTGAGCTCAGCTCTCACCTGCCCTGGCGCCCAGGAGCTCCTCTCGGTCTTGCCGTTGCCTGGAgatgctcttcctcctccccaaaaggctgcgtggggaggagaggggacggggacTGATCCAGGGCATGGGCTGAACTGTGTGTGTGCCTCTTCCCCCTGCAGAGATGGACACCTTCAGCACGAAGAACCTGGCCCTGCAGGCCCAGAAGAAGCTCTTGAGCAAGATGGCTACCAAGAGCATAGCCAACGTCTTCATTGACGACACCAGCAGCGAGATCTTGGATGAGCTCTACCGGGCCACCAAGGAGTACACCCACAACCGCAAAGAGGCCCAGAAGATCATCAAAAACCTCATCAAGATCGTCATGAAGTTGGGTGTGCTCTACCGCAATGAGCAGTTCAACCCCGAGGAGCTTCTGGTGATGGAGCGCTTCCGCAAGAAGGTGCATACCTTGGCCATGACAGCCGTCAGCTTCCACCAGATAGACTTCACCTTCGACCGCCGGGTCATGTCAGGTGTCCTCATGGAGTGCCGGGACCTGCTGCACCAGGCTGTCAATGGCCACCTGACAGCCAAATCCCACTCCCGCATCAACCACGTCTTCAATCACTTTGCGGACTATGAGTTCCTCTCAGCTCTCTATGGGCCATCCGAGCCCTACCGCACCCACCTGAAGAGGATCTGCGAAGGAGTTAACAAGATGCTGGAGGAGGACAACATATGAAGCTGGCCGAGATGGGCCATCGGCAGCGGCTGCTGGACTCTGCCTCCTGTGAGACCGAGGACAAGGACGTATGCCTGTTTTGACCATCACCAGGCTTGACGTCCTCTTCTCCTCTGTAGTGCTAACTCATTTTCTTCTCGTTTCTACAAAAGACTGAACCTCTTGACTTTGTCTAACCCTTGCCTGGGGTCTGCAGACCCACTCTGCGCTGGACTGAGTCCTTTCCAGGTGATCCTGGGCTTCTGGGCTCCTGCTGTACAGTTTGATTTCCTTTGCCCACCAAGTGCTCTTAGCTCAGAGTCCAAGGAACTGGACTCCTCACCTTGAACTCTATCGTAACCCTCCTgggggaaaaccaaaccaaagactCACGGCGTGTAACACCTCTAAGGTGTCTCTCTGAGCGGGTGGGCAGTTGGTTGGATGAATGGTTGTGAGACCCTGTTACCGGAGGGTTGCGGAACCCCGTGGttgtctttctgcagctccaTGACATGGTGGGAGCAAATCATGGTCCAGACTTGTGCTGCTCAGGGTAGGAAGGTGCTTCTGCACCTTGCAAGCTAGCATGGGCTTTGGCCTCCTAAAAGACAAGTCCTTGAGACCAGAAGGATCCCACCTTGCCTGGGTGAGCGGCTGTCCCTCGGGGCcgggagggagctggagggacctgctccttccctgcatcccaggTACATCCCTTCATCCAAGACCCAACTCCCCCCGCCAGCCTCCTGCGACGGTACCACTGTGACGGCTCCGACGCCTTCCTCAGTGGTTGTCCAAAGCTCTCCCTAGGATTTCATACGTTTTATGTGTCCTCCACTGACTTACGGTTGTTATTTTTTAGCAAACTCTGTAGCCCTGATGAGTTATTTAAATAAACTCACCTGTTTGGCCCGGGTGCTCCATGCGGTTGATACAAAGGCGGTTGACAGTGATAAAAGGAGCGCTGGGGGCAGTCGGTTTTGTCTTTTAAACGGCGATTGCTCTCGGCGACCTGGGGTTTTTACTCTCTGTCCCCTGGCATTGCTACCGGCCAGGCTGCCCCTGCTccctggcacagcagctctgggctgcGCAGGGCCGGCACTGGACTGGTGGGAGGAAACGTGGTGCAAAACCCAGCACAAACCCATAGCAAAGGtctggggtcccgggggggtgtgtggggggaacAAATTCTGCTCCCACGCAGACACTCACACGTGCTCCTCTGCATCCCCGCGTCCCCTCGCTGCACAGCGGGAGCTAAAAAAGCACAACCCTGATAGCAGAAAGCAACGGGCGACTTTGCAGAATTCAATACAGGCGCGTTGTTAAAAGCGTTGCGCTCTCGGAGCATGGATGCACCAGCCATGGCCCCCTTCCAACACGCTGATCTCGGCTTTGAACACCGAAAATTGCCCTTTTAGCATACAAGATGCCGCACAGTCTCAGCCAGCCTTATCTCCGCGACCTCCTTGTGCCTCCTGTTCCATGGGATGTCTCCAGGCACAGGAGGCTGCCAACGCTCGTGGGCAGAGAGCGGCTCCACCGCTCCCCTTCGCCGCTCCCTTTCCACCGCTGGCTCAAGGCACCGATAACTTTCAGCcttaaagattaaataaaagaaataaagcccCTATCTCTGTCATTTCATAGGCCGGGCTGCAGCTATCACAGCTAATTTAATTGCACGATGCAGCTCGGGGCGGGGGGTAAAGCACATTTACAGGTGTGCGTGGAGGAGAACGCGGCCAAGACCCACCGAGGTGTTGGTCCCTCGGGGAGGGCAGGGCGAAGTCGGCCTTTGAGAACAGACGTTCCCGTCCCCCCTGGGCTCGCGGCAGCTGTCGGGTACGCGCTGAAGAGGAGCCGGAGCTGGAAGCAGCTCGGTGGAGTTATCAGCAGATGCGGCGAGCAGGCAAAGCAGAACGGGGCTGATGGATGTGGCGGCGGCGGTTGCTGCGCTGACAGCCAGAAATGGTTTGCTGTTCTGTTCTCGAGGTGCGTGTCAGCACCAGCTGCAAGATGCTCCTTAATTGCATGAAACATCTCTGCTCAGATGAGCCCCGACTCACGGCTGTTCCCTTTGTCCCCCAGGTTTCATATACCCCAGGACCACACTTAACCCACCAACTGCCTGGCACCAGCCTTCCTTCGCATACAGGTGTCTAATCTGAAACTTCTGCCCCACACCCCACGGCAAACACACACCTCCTTCCCACACTCTTGCCTTTTTGACCCTGGGAAGCCCTGGAGAGCACACTCTCTGCTAAAAAAGCCATCTTATGGCCTGGGTTTCCCATCCCAATCCTGGCTGTGCAAGTTTGGGAAATGAGTCCCTTCAACTCCCTTTGGTCTGGTTCCCTCCAAGCGACTGGTTAAACAGGGAGAAAGATCAGAGACCTGCAACATCCGTGCCCTAAATGTGCTCGGAGCTCGGGTAGGAGCACGCTGGGGACGCTCCTGGGCCCTGCAGGTTATCTGCAGATCCAGAAGGAGCCgcacagcagagaaagcagcatttAGGAACAGCCTGGAAAACAGAGCTTGTAAAATCCCCAGTGCAAAGCACCCCCAGACAGCCAAAAACCAGCAAACTCCCCCCAGAATGGGCAAAGCAGCTACCAACAACCACAACCACCACCGGGCATCAAAAGCACTTGTCGTGACAGCGCTGGGTTATGCAAACTTACAGCTGGAGTCTTGTTCTCGCGTGCTGGGACTCCTCTCGGGCGGGCAGAACCCCCGTAAACCCCCTGCAGCCTCCAAACTCCCGTGTGACATCTCGGCTCCTCCTGGCCAAGCAAACACCAAAGGTCGTGCCACTCGCTGGGCAGGATTCACAGAGCAGAGCAAGCTCAGGCCAGAGCGTgatgctttatttctttatttgtgttGTATTTACACAGGAAAGGAATTCCACATTCCCCCGCTGTTATTACtctagataagaaaaaaatcccttctgtaCGTAGAAAATAGTCCTGCAGTTGTACTGAGACGTGAAAGTGTTGCTTGGATTGATTCCTGGGTTGTGTCAGAAtaagcagctctgccttccccatgCCAAGTTATCCCAACCCGCACTCTGCACTAGGGCAGGTCCAGAACATCCTCCCCAGCGAAGCCAGCAATGGTCTTCAGTAGCCACACTCAACGAGGAGTCAGATAGCTTTGGCCAACTCtatcccttccttccccccccgccccattttaattatttcctcctGTCGTGCTTGCAGAGAGAAATCCTGTCTCCCCTCCAGAGACTCCAGAGTTAACAACTTTCCCTTAGCAAACCCGGTTTAAATCCAGCCACTTATCTTTCTGCATTGCTCTTCCTAGCAAGGGAGATAAGGAGCCCCCGTTCGAGGGGAGCTTTACCATATTCAGCAGATCAACCAAGCAGAAAGCGGGCGACAGAATGGCTGGCTGCAGATCAGGAGTCTCAGAGGAGGTTTCCAGCTGCAAAGCACATTGTTACTCTGACACAAGACAGAATGCATCTGTCTTAACACCTCCAAGTCCCACTTGTGTTGGACCCTAGCACATTTCAATATGGAAAACATAAAAGATTTggccaaccaaaaaaacccacagttaaCAAGTAATCCTCTTTATGTGCCGTGCTCTTCCGGCCAAAACACCCTGCCCAACACCAGCCTCGGGGGTCACAGCTCATCATGGGGTGTTTTTGCTACAATCACGAGTTTGGACAGTTCGAAACGGAACTTGCCTTCCCTGTGAGACactagaaagagagaaaacaagcacagGATAAACAGATGGTAAGGCATGAACAAAACAGCCCTGCTGGCTTCTTTCCAGGACGATAAAGCCAGCAAGTCGGGCATTGCACTTCCTTTTTACACACGCGACAAGCATGTTGTGATAAACCCGTTCTTCCCCCACGCTAATTTAACATTTACACTGGAATGGGACCTGCAAAATCCTGCTGCCAGCTACGGATCAAGAGCACTATACCCCCGACTCCGTAACATGCACCGTTATCCTATATATTGTCACCTATCTGCATTAAGCTTAAATACTCGTCTCCTGGTAGACGGCCAGGCTTGTCTCCCAAGAGACCCTTTCTCAGACCCTTTCTCACAAAGTTCTCTCAGTCACAGACCTGTTGTTTCGGTGATTTcaaattcttcctgttttaagGGGACGTCGCTTTGTCCACCCACTGCAGCTTGAGactgaaatgggaagaaagaaggtTTAAGCAGTTGAGGCAATCCAAGAAGGTACtgtatttaaagcaaacaaataaacaaacaaacagcacatTTTGAAGAACGAACTTGTGTTTTAATAACGTGGAGTGAAAGAATTAAATCCGCAATggaaatttgaaggaaaaatctCTGgctatttttccatttcctactAAACCACCAACTTGTATCCTTCGGGTGACTGAAAGCCTCACCACTGAAGACTGGGAAATGGAAGAATGAACCAGACAAAAGCACCAGCAGAGGTTTGATTTACTTTGTCACATGCAATTTGTTAAGGCAAACCAAGACTCCCCCGATGCGGTGGACCCTGGCAGGATGGTGTCTTTTGGAGTCACCGATACTGGCAAAGCCAGCAGCAACCTGACAGCGTTGAGGGAGCAGAAATAAAACGGTGCAGGAGTGCCTACCTGCGGCCTCTCTCCTGATTGCCACCGCTCTCTAATTAGGGACGTGATGGAGTACCTTTTATTGCACAGATGTCTAATAAATGTTTTCCATGTCCAATTCCTGTTTTATAGCAGCCTCCCACACGCCTGTTTCCACGTGATCAGCTGGGACTTACATAAGCCATGGCATGCTCTATCTTGGCTCCTTTCACTTCAGCTTTAAACTGGGTAAAGAAGAGATAAGACTTCCCTTGGGgcctgaaagaagaaagcagagtcTTTGACATCGGCAGAGAGGGTGGAGGTGCAGATGAGCTCAGGCTTCATGGCTCCCTCCCTCCGCGGCCACCTCTGGCTCTCTTGTAGCTCCATCTAGTgtagaggggggagaggggggaacaCAGCATTTATCAACCACCGCCTGGCTAAAGAGCCCACCCAGAGCCACAGCATCTCTCGGGAGAGGAAAGCCCTCCggtgctgccctgcagagaggCAGACCCAGCCGGGAGGCAGGGTCCCTGGCCACTGGCAGGTCCCTGGCCCAGATCCCACCTGCCTTGTTGTTGCTTTTGCCTCAGAGAGTTTGGGGTTAAAGAACACACCTCCAGacagagcaggagaagagcagatTGTCTTCGCTGACTCCAATGTTCATCTGCCATTGCTACAGAGGGGAAATGTCCAAACAGTTAATGCGGGTAAGAGCCTCCCACTTCCCGCTCACCCCTGAGGCCAGtcacctcccctcccagctgcaggcatGGCAAGTCTCAACCGTTCTAAAATAACACAACGTAACTACACAACACTTGCTGATAGCCCCTTTTACTTTGTGTTGCACAAAGCTCAAGGCCTGGTTGTCCTCTCCTCACCATGATTTCATTAGTTACAGAAAAGAGTTAAAGTCTCATTTCTCTTTGCACTAAAAGGACCCGATTCTAACAGGACTTGCAGATAAGAAAGTATAAACTGTGTATCTGCACAGCACTTACTGCAGCAGCAAcacccatgcaacgctacaggcttggggaagagtggctggaaagctgcctggcagagaaggacctgggggtgttggttgacagccgcctgaatatgagccagcagtgtgcccaggtgggcaagaaagccaatggcatcctggcttgtatcaaaaatagcgtggccagcaggactagggaagtgattgtgcccctgtactcggcactggtgaggccgcaccccgaatgctgtgttcagtgttgggcccctcactcccagagagacattgaggggctggagcgtgtccagagaagggcaacggagctggggaagggtctggagcacaaggctgatggggagcggctgagggccctggggttgttcagcctggagaagaggaggctgaggggagacctcatcgctctctacaactgcctgaaaggagggggtagagaggtggggtcggtctcttctcccaggtcacaagtgataggacgagaggaaatggcctcaagttgcaccaggggaggtttagacgggatattaggaaattttacttcactgaaagggttatcaagccttggaacaggctgcccagggaagtggttgagtccccatccctggaagaaTTtcaaagccgtttggatgaggtgcttagggacatggtgtggtggtgggcttggcagtgttacgtttatggttggacttgatgatcttaaaggacttttccaacctatacgattctgtgattctgtgaacacgAGCTGCAAAAACCTTCAAGC
Encoded here:
- the MYDGF gene encoding LOW QUALITY PROTEIN: myeloid-derived growth factor (The sequence of the model RefSeq protein was modified relative to this genomic sequence to represent the inferred CDS: deleted 2 bases in 1 codon); this translates as MAAEAPAERPQPATPPARRSPGFLSKMAASSGRSGRRLWAALVPAALLCLAARAAEEPSTADFDVRPGGEVHSFSRSLGDYTCTFTYSAQGGTNEQWQMNIGVSEDNLLFSCSVWRPQGKSYLFFTQFKAEVKGAKIEHAMAYSQAAVGGQSDVPLKQEEFEITETTVSHREGKFRFELSKLVIVAKTPHDEL
- the TNFAIP8L1 gene encoding tumor necrosis factor alpha-induced protein 8-like protein 1, whose translation is MDTFSTKNLALQAQKKLLSKMATKSIANVFIDDTSSEILDELYRATKEYTHNRKEAQKIIKNLIKIVMKLGVLYRNEQFNPEELLVMERFRKKVHTLAMTAVSFHQIDFTFDRRVMSGVLMECRDLLHQAVNGHLTAKSHSRINHVFNHFADYEFLSALYGPSEPYRTHLKRICEGVNKMLEEDNI